The following are encoded together in the Candidatus Paceibacterota bacterium genome:
- a CDS encoding fibronectin type III domain-containing protein: MNAHVTHHKLFFVVGALALFFGMRAFAQDANPPQISNIQIGGLTATSAVITWDTDKPADSQINYCLTKDYGIARDPGADKTKHTVTLMELDPSTLYHLRVGSQDSSGNQALSGDYTLITKGALTLKTEQRLSPQETAHVEKVVQEIQQIQTTEALEIVQKELTKVTKQVAKPPYIMGPPRIAEIGMDYAIVAWETDDPASSIIEYSRESEYDVARPDAYSAQTEEGGMTKEHSVRIVGLVSGTNYHLRAGSKNSLNLVGYSRDVSFMTKSPIPTVQSFRVIKAEADSATLGWKTTVPAAGIVEYTDIKTKQVRSAGSPVFASTQAVKIAGLKLGARYMAVVKAENAAGEKVTSDPLYFSTVKDTTPPIISKVTNESTLYPTAEAKVQTIVSWATDEPAYCTYHYRAGLNPSVEATNFEEEKEPRTNHVEVIIEFMPSTVYQFWMTCRDPSRNASESEKFVLFTPNKEKSIIDIILENFQGAFGWVKNIGK, translated from the coding sequence GTGAACGCACACGTCACACACCACAAGCTCTTTTTTGTTGTGGGTGCTTTGGCACTCTTTTTTGGAATGCGTGCATTCGCTCAAGACGCAAATCCTCCACAGATTTCGAATATTCAAATTGGGGGTCTGACTGCAACAAGTGCGGTCATTACGTGGGATACAGACAAGCCTGCAGATTCACAGATTAATTATTGTCTTACAAAAGATTACGGTATTGCGCGAGATCCTGGTGCAGACAAAACGAAGCATACAGTTACACTGATGGAGCTTGATCCATCAACACTCTACCACTTACGCGTGGGTTCTCAGGACTCTAGCGGCAACCAAGCACTTTCCGGTGACTACACACTTATTACTAAGGGTGCGCTTACACTCAAGACCGAGCAACGGCTTTCACCTCAGGAAACTGCACATGTTGAGAAGGTGGTGCAGGAGATTCAGCAGATACAGACAACAGAGGCCTTAGAGATTGTTCAGAAAGAATTAACGAAGGTTACAAAGCAGGTGGCGAAGCCCCCGTATATTATGGGTCCTCCACGTATCGCGGAGATTGGTATGGATTATGCCATTGTTGCATGGGAGACGGACGATCCCGCATCTTCGATCATTGAGTATTCAAGAGAGAGTGAATATGACGTCGCTCGTCCTGATGCGTATAGTGCGCAGACTGAAGAGGGTGGTATGACGAAAGAGCACTCGGTGCGTATCGTTGGACTTGTCTCAGGTACAAACTATCACCTCCGTGCAGGATCGAAGAATTCTCTTAACCTTGTTGGATATTCGCGCGACGTTTCGTTTATGACGAAGTCACCGATTCCGACAGTGCAGAGCTTCCGTGTGATTAAGGCAGAAGCAGATAGTGCAACACTTGGTTGGAAGACGACTGTGCCTGCAGCGGGAATCGTTGAGTATACTGATATCAAAACGAAACAAGTACGCTCCGCTGGTTCGCCGGTGTTCGCATCGACGCAGGCAGTGAAGATCGCTGGTCTCAAGCTTGGCGCGCGCTATATGGCAGTCGTCAAAGCAGAAAATGCAGCAGGGGAGAAGGTGACGAGTGATCCGCTCTACTTCTCTACCGTGAAAGATACGACTCCACCAATCATCAGTAAGGTGACGAATGAATCGACGTTGTATCCTACCGCAGAGGCAAAGGTGCAGACTATCGTCTCATGGGCGACTGATGAACCGGCATATTGTACCTATCACTATCGTGCAGGTCTCAATCCAAGCGTAGAAGCAACGAACTTCGAGGAAGAGAAGGAGCCTCGAACGAATCATGTTGAGGTTATTATCGAGTTCATGCCTTCAACGGTCTACCAGTTTTGGATGACCTGTCGCGATCCTTCGAGAAATGCGTCTGAATCTGAGAAATTCGTTTTGTTCACTCCAAATAAGGAGAAGAGCATTATTGATATTATTCTCGAGAACTTCCAAGGTGCGTTCGGTTGGGTCAAGAATATCGGTAAGTAA